A window of Scophthalmus maximus strain ysfricsl-2021 chromosome 10, ASM2237912v1, whole genome shotgun sequence contains these coding sequences:
- the si:dkey-23o4.6 gene encoding retinol dehydrogenase 12 isoform X1: MRAAAPGGFLVLPWPGGGGSDAGTEPRPGEEEGRGGLLLRCGALLGLALICMGVLRRWIAGGVCRCSVRLDGKTVLITGANTGIGKETSRDLAARGARVVMACRDLTRAERAADEIRRTTGNGNVVIRHLDLASVYSVRQFAKDFLDSEERLDVLINNAGVMMCPKWLTEDGFETQLGVNHLGHFLLTNLLLPKLKSSAPSRVVNVSSIAHRGGRIDFDDLFFSRRPYSSLESYRQSKLANVLFSTELARRLLGSGVSSFCLHPGVIRTELGRHVQGWFPLLGALLSLPSLLLMKTPRQGCQTSVYCTVTPGLEDRSGRYFSDCLETDEAPEGRNQAVARKLWEESARLVGLQDTC; encoded by the exons ATgagagctgcagctccaggagGGTTCCTGGTGCTGCCGTggcccggcggcggcgggtcGGACGCAGGGACGGAGCCGAGgcccggggaggaggagggccggggggggctgctgctgagGTGTGGAGCTCTGCTGGGACTCGCTCTGATCT gcatGGGGGTGCTGAGAAGGTGGATCGCAGGCGGAGTGTGTCGCTGCTCTGTGCGTCTGGACGGAAAGACGGTTCTGATCACCGGAGCGAACACCGGCATCGGCAAAGAGACAAGCAGAGATCTGGCAGCCAGAG GGGCCCGGGTGGTGATGGCGTGCAGGGACCTGACAAGAGCAGAGCGAGCGGCTGACGAGATCCGGCGGACGACAGGGAACGGTAACGTAGTGATCAGACACCTGGACCTCGCCTCCGTCTACTCTGTGAGACAGTTCGCTAAAGACTTCCTGGACAGTGAGGAGCGACTGGACGTCCTCATCAACAACGCAG gaGTGATGATGTGtccaaaatggctgacagaAGACGGCTTTGAGACTCAGCTGGGTGTCAATCATCTGGGTCACTTCCTGCTGACCAATCTGCTGCTACCCAAACTGAAGAGCTCCGCCCCCAGCCGAGTGGTCAACGTGTCATCCATCGCCCACCGGGGGG GTCGTATCGACTTTGACGACCTGTTCTTCAGCAGGAGGCCGTACAGTTCACTGGAGAGCTACAGACAGAGCAAACTGGCCAACGTGCTGTTCTCCACAGAGCTCGCCCGACGCCTGCTag GTTCTGGAGTGTCGTCGTTCTGTCTCCACCCGGGTGTGATCCGGACCGAGCTGGGCCGTCACGTTCAGGGCTGGTTCCCCCTGCTGGGGGCGCTGCTGAGcctcccctccctgctgctAATGAAGACCCCCCGTCAGGGCTGCCAGACCAGCGTGTACTGCACCGTGACGCCGGGTCTGGAGGACCGGTCCGGACGCTACTTCAG cgaCTGTTTAGAGACCGACGAGGCTCCGGAGGGGCGGAACCAGGCGGTGGCCAGGAAGCTGTGGGAGGAGAGCGCCCGATTGGTTGGATTACAGGACACATGCTGA
- the si:dkey-23o4.6 gene encoding retinol dehydrogenase 13 isoform X2 produces MGVLRRWIAGGVCRCSVRLDGKTVLITGANTGIGKETSRDLAARGARVVMACRDLTRAERAADEIRRTTGNGNVVIRHLDLASVYSVRQFAKDFLDSEERLDVLINNAGVMMCPKWLTEDGFETQLGVNHLGHFLLTNLLLPKLKSSAPSRVVNVSSIAHRGGRIDFDDLFFSRRPYSSLESYRQSKLANVLFSTELARRLLGSGVSSFCLHPGVIRTELGRHVQGWFPLLGALLSLPSLLLMKTPRQGCQTSVYCTVTPGLEDRSGRYFSDCLETDEAPEGRNQAVARKLWEESARLVGLQDTC; encoded by the exons atGGGGGTGCTGAGAAGGTGGATCGCAGGCGGAGTGTGTCGCTGCTCTGTGCGTCTGGACGGAAAGACGGTTCTGATCACCGGAGCGAACACCGGCATCGGCAAAGAGACAAGCAGAGATCTGGCAGCCAGAG GGGCCCGGGTGGTGATGGCGTGCAGGGACCTGACAAGAGCAGAGCGAGCGGCTGACGAGATCCGGCGGACGACAGGGAACGGTAACGTAGTGATCAGACACCTGGACCTCGCCTCCGTCTACTCTGTGAGACAGTTCGCTAAAGACTTCCTGGACAGTGAGGAGCGACTGGACGTCCTCATCAACAACGCAG gaGTGATGATGTGtccaaaatggctgacagaAGACGGCTTTGAGACTCAGCTGGGTGTCAATCATCTGGGTCACTTCCTGCTGACCAATCTGCTGCTACCCAAACTGAAGAGCTCCGCCCCCAGCCGAGTGGTCAACGTGTCATCCATCGCCCACCGGGGGG GTCGTATCGACTTTGACGACCTGTTCTTCAGCAGGAGGCCGTACAGTTCACTGGAGAGCTACAGACAGAGCAAACTGGCCAACGTGCTGTTCTCCACAGAGCTCGCCCGACGCCTGCTag GTTCTGGAGTGTCGTCGTTCTGTCTCCACCCGGGTGTGATCCGGACCGAGCTGGGCCGTCACGTTCAGGGCTGGTTCCCCCTGCTGGGGGCGCTGCTGAGcctcccctccctgctgctAATGAAGACCCCCCGTCAGGGCTGCCAGACCAGCGTGTACTGCACCGTGACGCCGGGTCTGGAGGACCGGTCCGGACGCTACTTCAG cgaCTGTTTAGAGACCGACGAGGCTCCGGAGGGGCGGAACCAGGCGGTGGCCAGGAAGCTGTGGGAGGAGAGCGCCCGATTGGTTGGATTACAGGACACATGCTGA